The following are encoded together in the Coturnix japonica isolate 7356 chromosome 8, Coturnix japonica 2.1, whole genome shotgun sequence genome:
- the LRRC8C gene encoding volume-regulated anion channel subunit LRRC8C, translating into MIPVTEFRQFSEQQPAFRVLKPWWDVFTDYLSVAMLMIGVFGCTLQVMQDKIICLPKRLQPCQNQSNTSHVISTIPDTTPLPPPKPSTPPATVEMKGLKTDLDLQQYSFINQVCYERALHWYAKYFPYLVLIHTLVFMLCSNFWFKFPGSSSKIEHFISILGKCFDSPWTTRALSEVSGEDSEEKDNRKNNINKSNTTQPSTEGTLVKTQSLKSIPEKLVVDKGTHGALDKKEGEQAKALFEKVKKFRLHVEEGDILYVMYVRQTVLKVIKFLIIIAYNTALVSEVNFTVVCNVDIEDMTGYKNFCCNHTMAHLFSKLSYCYLCFVSIYGLTCLYTLYWLFYRSLKEYSFEYVRQETGIDDIPDVKNDFAFMLHMIDQYDPLYSKRFAVFLSEVSENKLKQLNLNNEWTADKLRQRLQTNSHSHLELQLFMLSGLPDTVFEITELQSLKLEIINNVMIPATIAQLDNLQELSLHQCSVKIHSAALAFLKENLKILSVKFDDIRELPHWMYGLRNLEELYLIGSLSHDISKNITLESFRELKSLKVLYIKSNLSKIPQSAVDVSSHLQKLCIHNDGTKLVMLNNLKKMVNLTQLELVHCDLERIPHAVFSLLSLQELDLKENNLKSIEEIVSFQHLRKLTILKLWYNSITYIPEHIKKLTSLERLSFSHNKIEVLPSHLFLCNKIRYLDLSYNDIRFIPPEIGVLQSLQYFSITCNKVESVPDELYFCKKLKTLKIGKNNLSVLSPKIGNLVFLSHLDIKGNHFEILPPELGECRSLKRTGFTVEDALFETLPSDVREQMKAE; encoded by the coding sequence GTCATGCAAGACAAGATAATATGCCTTCCAAAGCGACTACAGCCTTGCCAGAACCAATCTAATACTTCACATGTAATTAGCACAATCCCGGATACAACCCCTCTTCCTCCACCCAAGCCATCAACCCCTCCAGCCACAGTTGAAATGAAAGGACTGAAGACTGATTTGGACCTTCAGCAATACAGCTTTATTAATCAAGTTTGCTACGAACGTGCCCTGCACTGGTATGCCAAGTACTTCCCTTACCTTGTCCTTATACACACGCTGGTCTTCATGCTGTGTAGTAACTTTTGGTTCAAATTCCCTGGATCGAGTTCCAAAATTGAACACTTCATTTCAATACTTGGGAAATGTTTTGATTCTCCGTGGACAACCAGAGCCTTATCTGAAGTGTCAGGAGAAGACTCTGAAGAGAAGGATAACAGGAAGAACAACATAAACAAATCTAATACTACCCAACCGAGCACTGAAGGCACTTTGGTCAAGACACAGTCTTTAAAGTCAATCCCTGAGAAGCTGGTTGTGGATAAGGGAACACATGGGGCATTAGACAAGAAAGAAGGTGAACAGGCCAAAGCACTGTTTGAAAAGGTGAAGAAATTTAGACTGCATGTTGAGGAGGGGGACATACTCTATGTCATGTATGTTCGCCAGACTGTACTTAAGGTAATTAAATTCCTTATCATTATTGCTTACAACACAGCACTTGTCTCAGAAGTTAATTTTACAGTTGTCTGTAATGTTGATATAGAAGACATGACAGGATACAAGAATTTTTGCTGTAATCACACAATGGCACATCTATTCTCTAAATTGTCATACTGCTACCTGTGCTTTGTAAGCATCTATGGCCTCACATGCCTTTATACTCTATACTGGTTGTTCTATCGCTCACTGAAAGAATATTCCTTTGAATATGTACGGCAGGAGACAGGAATTGATGATATCCCAGATGTCAAGAATGACTTTGCTTTTATGCTTCACATGATAGATCAGTACGATCCTCTCTATTCAAAGAGGtttgctgtctttctgtctgaagtcagtgaaaataAGCTGAAACAGCTGAACTTAAACAATGAGTGGACTGCAGACAAACTAAGGCAGAGGCTACAAACGAACTCCCATAGCCATCTGGAGCTACAGCTTTTCATGCTCTCCGGATTACCTGACACAGTGTTTGAAATTACTGAGCTGCAGTCTTTAAAACTTGAAATCATTAATAATGTAATGATACCAGCAACCATTGCACAGTTGGACAATCTCCAGGAGCTGTCACTGCACCAGTGTTCAGTGAAGATCCACAGCGCTGCCTTGGCCTTTCTGAAGGAGAATCTCAAGATCCTGAGCGTGAAGTTTGATGACATCAGAGAACTTCCACACTGGATGTATGGCCTCAGAAATCTGGAAGAGCTCTATTTAATTGGCTCCTTAAGTCACGATATTTCCAAAAACATTACATTGGAATCATTTCGGGAACTTAAAAGCCTTAAAGTCCTTTACATAAAAAGTAACTTGTCCAAAATCCCGCAGTCTGCAGTTGATGTTTCAAGTCACCTGCAAAAATTGTGCATCCACAATGACGGCACTAAGCTAGTGATGCTCAACAACCTGAAGAAGATGGTCAACTTGACACAGCTGGAACTGGTTCACTGTGATTTAGAGCGCATACCTCACGCGGTCTTTAGCCTTCTCAGTCTCCAGGAGTtggatttaaaggaaaacaacctCAAATCCATCGAAGAAATAGTGAGTTTTCAACATCTGCGAAAACTGACAATCCTAAAGCTGTGGTACAACAGTATAACATACATCCCTGAGCATATAAAGAAACTCACTAGTCTCGAACGGCTTTCCTTCAGCCATAACAAAATAGAGGTTCTTCCATCCCACCTATTCCTATGCAACAAAATCAGATATTTGGATTTGTCTTACAATGACATTCGCTTCATTCCACCTGAAATAGGAGTTCTGCAGAGTTTACAGTACTTTTCCATTACTTGCAACAAAGTGGAGAGTGTCCCAGACGAGCTGTACTTTTGCAAAAAACTTAAGACTCTGAAAATTGGGAAAAATAACTTGTCTGTCCTTTCACCTAAAATTGGTAATTTGGTATTCCTCTCCCACTTGGATATTAAAGGCAATCACTTTGAAATTCTCCCTCCGGAACTTGGTGAATGTAGGTCTCTGAAGCGGACTGGTTTCACTGTAGAGGACGCTTTGTTTGAAACGTTGCCTTCTGACGTCAGGGaacaaatgaaagctgaatAA